A window of Solanum stenotomum isolate F172 chromosome 3, ASM1918654v1, whole genome shotgun sequence contains these coding sequences:
- the LOC125860959 gene encoding ras-related protein RABA4d-like codes for MSSNLYADHYNQKIDYVFKIVLIGDSAVGKSQLLARFARNEFSLDSKATIGVEFQTKTLLVDNKTVKAQIWDTAGQERYRAVTSAYYRGAVGAMLVYDLTKRQSFDHMARWLEELRGHADKNIVIMLIANKCDLGSLRAVPVEDAQEFAERENLFFMETSALQSTNVEGAFMTVLTEIYKIISKNTLIAAPGADYGKSQSLKGTRIIVPGQDLDSGGNSGGCCMSS; via the exons ATGTCTTCGAATTTGTATGCAGATCATTATAATCaaaagattgattatgtttttAAGATTGTTTTAATTGGAGATTCCGCAGTTGGTAAATCTCAATTATTGGCTAGAtttgcaagaaatgaatttagtttAGATTCAAAGGCTACAATTGGGGTTGAGTTTCAAACAAAAACTTTGCTTGTTGATAACAAAACCGTTAAGGCACAAATTTGGGACACTGCGGGACAAGAAAG GTATAGAGCAGTAACAAGTGCATATTATAGAGGTGCAGTTGGCGCGATGCTAGTCTATGACTTAACAAAACGCCAATCATTCGATCATATGGCTAGATGGCTGGAGGAACTAAGAGGTCATGCTGACAAGAACATAGTTATAATGCTCATCGCGAACAAATGTGATCTAGGAAGTCTTCGAGCTGTACCAGTTGAAGATGCTCAAGAATTCGCAGAAAGGGAAAATCTCTTCTTTATGGAAACATCAGCTCTTCAATCCACAAACGTCGAGGGTGCATTCATGACAGTTTTAacagaaatttataaaatcattagcAAGAATACGCTTATTGCAGCTCCGGGAGCTGATTATGGGAAGTCACAATCTTTAAAGGGAACCAGGATCATTGTTCCTGGCCAGGAC